CAGAAGCAACTACCAAGCAATTTGTCTCTATGTGCTTTCACAATACTTGATGTAAGTCAAAAGCttcaaatattattaaaatagcTGTTtgcacataaaatatatactATTGGATGAAGGAAAATATCATAGTCCATTGCCTAAACTACTGAGCTTGAGATGGACaattaactttcttttcttggtaaactaagcaaaaaaaaattgacaagaaGTTTTGGAAGAATAATAAATTTCACATATCATGTGAACcgacaaaaatataaaaataaaggtgGTTTGTGATTTCATATCATGTGAACAGACAAGAAGATAAAATTAAGAAGTTCCACAAAACTAACCTCCAAGATTGAAAGTGACTGAACAGTCTTTATGTTTGGTACAACTAGACCAGATGGAGTAGCCATGGCAATTCCAATATTGTGCGAACCTATAGTAATACACAACTAGTATCAAACATTTAACAATGCTTATAAAATTATTTGCGGCCGGACACTGATTAACACATCTCAGAAAGCAATTAGTTGCTGACGCCTATAAACCATCCACATCAACAAGCTTGTACACCGTTTGAAGCTAAATcatttcaatttgttttgaaGCAATCGAGATGAGTCTAGCGATATTCACTATAAATGTAGTACTCTAATTAGCAAATCGCATTTGAAACACGGTTTCACATATTCTTATGTCTGTATCAGACACAAAGTTGGACACTTAAATAGTAGTAGTAAACCTTTATCTACTCCAAAAATGTAATAAAAGCTAGAGAATTATAATATGTCTTTACATTGGAGCCTAATTAACATTCCTGATTTATTTTACTCTAATTTCCAGTGTTGgccacaaataaacaaaatcaattaaaaaaaatgcagttaattcacgaaacatgcatatatacatgTTCAATGTCCTACATCCACAATTTTACGACAAAATGATATATAAGCACACGTACTAAAAAATGGCCTAGAATATGAAGTGAAGCAAGAATGTCATATACCCACTGCTTCAAAGAGAAAGTACTCATATGAGCACGTATGATACATGATATGATGCATATAGAAGTCAGGTTTTATCAACTTAATGTCATATCATATATCCACTTATCGTAAATGCAGAAGCAGTTAAAATAGCAAATTTACATACCTTTGAGGATGACCTCAAGTGACAAGTCATTGAAGCAACTATTCATAAAGGGATACTTGCTCAAGGCCATTGAAAGTGACTTAATCAGTAATGGAAGGAAAGTGTGCTTAACATCTGGATCAGAATTATTATCTTGGAAAGACGTTTTAAGCTTCGATAACGCATTGCAATTTATCTCGTCCACATAATGAAAATGTGGAACTTTTGCAGCCATGGACATTGATTTTACCATTGTTCGCTGGAAACCCctgaaacaaaaaacataagtaACTTGCCTTTAACTTTAATTTTGTCACAGTTAGACTACTAAGAAAAATCTTTCAAATTAATTCATTACGTTGCACATAAATAAACTATACATTGCCAAATAACAAACTGGAAGGAGTTGTGTGCACATCAATACTGCAACAGCATCAAATCTTCGTATTAGATTGGTCACCTTAATCTCACACTTGTATCGACTATTTTTAAATGAAGACCAATAAACCCCAGGCAATGTAATCCGATGTATTGGCTAGATGCAAAAAACTGAGCAAGACAATGGCTGCACAAGCCATGGAGTCCTAGTTACTATTCACCAAGTCAAAACTATGATGAAAGTGAACGATAACACCTCTATAGTAATGAAACTCCCATACTGTCTGACTCATCATGGTTTTTTCAATGTCGCAAACTATATGGAAGAGAATCctattggtttttctttttctttttcttttctattttgttttgttttgttttgttttgtttttttgttttttttttaaaaaagtgttaaaagTTCATGCTTGTATCCAAGATTACCTCAGGGGAACTGTCTTATCTTCATACTCGTAGTCCCCTCTAACTTCAGATGACAAATGGGGTTGATCCTCTTCTCTGTCAACAAACTGCCTCCCCACATCAGCAATCAAGGAAGCAGAAGGATCTTTGATGATTCCTTTCTGGACAGCATATTTAAGCACGTCTTCTTTTAATACCCTCCCATCTTTACCGCTTCCCAGGACATCATTTATATCTACACCGTGTTGCATTGCAAGGTTCCGAACAGCAGGTGTAGATAGAACTCCGCctatgttgtttttctttagcTCTGAGCCAAGTGACTTTGCATTTTCCAGACGATCATGAGTTAGAACAGGGTTTTCTGAAACATCATGAGTCAGGGTAGGAACCTGAGCTTCctcaacaacaatttttaaaagtgtttcTCCAACCTGCAATATcaggataataataataataataataattttctttcagTGTCAAATCAATGCAAAAGTGAAATTTAGTCTTGATTTTTAAGACTTGCTTCCTAGCAGCTCTATTTAACACGGTCTTTGATGGATACCAAATTAACTCCCCCATGCTGTCTCTCACGGCCACTTAGAAAACTGAAACTACATATCGAACCATCATAAGGTTGAGAATGAAAACATGGTCAGTTCACCAAAATGATATACTTGAATTCTCTCACCTTTACAATGTTGCCGGGAACATAGAGAATTTGAGCAACTTTTCCTTTGTAACGACTTGTTATTTCTATAGTTGCTTTGTCACTTTGAACTTCACAAATTGGTTGAAATTCATCAATTTGATCCCCCTGCCAGAGTAATCATATCAACAATTATTTGCACTGACTTAGTCAAAACAGAATCTAGGGTAGAATGGATAGGTATATACACAGATTAACAACCAGAAAGCAGGTGATATACAGCAGAGTTACGAATTTCATTATTCAGGCAAAAGAAGCCTTGAGTCCACACCTAAGAATAGCAAAATCAATGCTACAGTTTGAGCTAAAACCAATTAATGAATTCTGACAAAAAAGTTTATTTCTGCCTGTAATACATATTTGATAGACTGAAGAAAAATCTTCCAGCAAGGACAATAGAAAAAACTTAAACCAAACACAACCAAAGACTTCACATCTACAAGCATCCTGACACATACACGAAACCTAATGAGAATTCAGAAATAAGGGAAGAGGGTGCCGATAGTTTGGAACAAGGAAGAAGTGGAAGCCAGCAATTCACAAAACCAACCACGCCTTCAGCAAATGCATCTAAATCAACAAACAAATTATAAGACATAAACAGGCATCATTAGCATCATTCACTCACCTCTTGCACAAACCATTTAAGAAGTTCACATTCTGCAATACCTTCACCGGTTTGAGCTAATGGCACATCAACTATCCCACCCACCGAAAGATCCGCCAAAGCATTACTTGAAAACCAACATCTCTTCACAGTATATGGAATATTGAACTACAAAATTGATAAGGAAACATTaagaaacccagaaaacacgatcTCGAATAACATGGTATTCATACACGCGTTTACATTATCATTGCGTCAAAGACACAACTCATATCAACATGATTGATGGATTAATTGAGGATCATTTGAAATACCCAAtgcccaccaaaaaaaaaaaaaaccagtacACCCAGATCAACCATTGAAACAATAGACTTAGTCAGAACCCATTTGGGTGGCCAAATGCACCAAGCATAGGCCCTTAATATAGCAATTGAAATTCAAGGTGAAAAAATGACACCAGCTTGGCAAACTAGAATGCGTGTTTGCGTTCATGAAGCTATTCAATTACAATTGCATCCACTGCACAAAAGAGCACCAATAACTAAATGCAAGAACCAACAGTAATTGGCATCATTAACAAAATCAAACTCCATATACAGTCTGAACAATGACCATTTGCTACGTTAATATTAACTAAACGGCGATGAACGAAACAAGAGCAAACATAAAAAAACCAACGAGCCTAGATAGTACGAGAAGAGCAGGCACACACAAATATTCGATTCTCAGCGGGCCGAAACGACGTCGAAGCGGATGTAGAGAAGGCAATCCGAGAGGCGAACCGTCGAAACGGAGGGTCGAGCTCCGACGAGGCAACCGGACCTGGGTTCAGAGCTTGAGAGGTGTACGGACACAGCCTACACCGGAGACAGGAGTTCCAAGACCTCCTGTTCAGAATCCTCCAACAGATCATCATTCTCCGGTGCCGGCACGAGAAAGCTGTACTTTTAGTTCCTTTGCTTTTTTCTTagaaatttgttagaaaaacaCGACCCTATATTTCATCACTTCACCGATCAACTTGAGTACGAGGAATTGAGGAGGTCTTGACTCTTGTCCCTTATCCCTAACTGGGAAATAAACATTTatgggaaaatattttcattaagagaaaatattctcATTTAGAGCGTTTCCCTGTCAAATTAGACCCTTAATTAGTGTTTGTTgttaaaattaatgaaaaaataaattatttttttctttctttttttatattatcaAATTGTCCTTTCTTGTAACGTTGAAATTCCTTAATGGATCACATGCGTTGGCGATTGCAATAAACAAGTGAAACTTGAAAGGATCAAATTACTCAGAAAAAAGATACCAACAGACGCAATTGGGCTGAAAGCTCCATAGGTGAAATCACTGGtggtttttttcttcacaaagcTTTGATTGAAGCAAAAACACAACCTTTGGAATAACACCAAAAGACCTACGAAGGTGACAGCCAAAACCAAAGTACATCTATTATGTCCTTCGCCCTCTTAAGgtaactaaaaatattttgccTGTGTTGTGTTTTTGACACTGGACTTGGAAATCATtgtatttgggtttttttgtaaATGTAATCACTGTTACTGACACATCAAGTCCATTCCTGATCAATTTGGAAACAATAATTTGAGAAAAGTTATGGGTCCGTAGCATTTCTCAACATGATTATCTGCAACAAAATACAATGTGTCTTGTCCTCGAAATTATTCCTCAATTGCTTTCAAAATGTACTACTTTTCTATAATGGCACAATAACAGAGACAATGCTCAcaagttttctcaaaatgcaTGTTAATTCTAAAGTGCTCAATCTTCTTGACTATTTCCTATTAATCCAAGCTCACTGCATGGGCTGAGTTCCTTTGGTGATTTATATACTAAGTTGTGAACTTTCGTAATTATTTTTACACCTGTAAAATATCATGTTGTTTTATAATTTGGCATGTTTATTGCATGAGGTTAGATTAAAGttgtgataagtgtcaaatattgcatattcaAGCGTTTTAACTCACATACGTTAATTCATTAGTTTTATTATGTTAGATGTTTTTGTgcagtttttatgttttctatgttttcatgttcttaaagaaaaatgcaattaattccatgaAATTCTGACTTATGCAATTTAACCATGGACATTTCTGTACTGTTTTGGCCATAACTCCCAACTCAGAAATTCGGATTAAGGCAAGGCAGAATGCTTTAGAAAGATAACTCAGAGAGACACAATTTGTTATTTCATGTTGAATACCAAAATCTGATGTATTGAGGGCCAAAACCGAGGTTGAAGTAAAGCTGAAAGAATAGATTCAGAGTTTGGTGGGCTCATGGATACATTTGTCACATGGGATTTAAAGCCTATGATATGCCGGGTGGACTCCTGAAATTGGACAGGAAATGAATTAACAAAGTTGAAGTGGACAGCTTTTCTCAAAGCCCATGACTTGTTTCATGTGAAGATGTCATGGGCTAGTGGAATGCTTATATTACTAAAAGAGGTGAAAGATGAATAGTTTGgagaatcaaataaaaaatcttatttcgATTCTTACTTATTACATAGACATGTAGACCTTATATATACACACTGTAGGTGTTAATTTAcagaggaagaaaataaatgtcatTTACATTAAGATGCTATTTTCCAATTGTCTATAACTATATTTCTTTGTTGAGATATATACGGGGACTGCATGTAATGCCTTTCCTGGACAGTTGCCTTAGCTGTACAAAGATACCATGCACATGTTTTCTTATGCAAATCCAACTTGTTAATGGACAACATAAGGAAAGGATCCCATGAATGCATATCAAGTCTAATTGGCTTGCTGTACAGAGTCATTGTCAAAGTTTCCTTTAATACACACCCGCAAGCTCATGGGGCGATCCCGAACCATGAGCTTGTCCCGAAACAATCTAAACCGTGCACTAGTGAGGCCTTTAGTGAACACATCGGCAATCAGGTCAACAGTGTTAAGATAATGAACACAAAGCTCCTTGTTGACAACTTTTTCTCtaacaaaatgataatcaaCTTCAAGATGTTTCATACGAGCATGAAAGATGGGTTAGAGCAAAGAGAAATGGAGCTGATGTTGTCACACCAAATTGAGGGGGGCTGAGGGAGAAAAACGTTTAGTTCCTTTAACAAAAGACGAAGCCACGACAGTTCAGCAGCGGTGAGAGCAAGCTGCTAGTACTGGAACGTGACACAATGGCCAGCCTTTTAGTGCTCAAGGAGATTGGGCAAAAGCCAAGGTAGACACACTAACCATCGGTAGAAACGGCAATCAATCAGACAGCCTGCATAATCAGCATCAGAATAGGCTTCAAGGCGAAGCGGACCAACGTGAAAGAGAAGCCCATGAGTGATAGTGCCCTTAAGATAGCGAAGAATCCGTTTAATGGCAATCGAATGGGAGGAATGTGGTTGATGCATAAACTGGCAAACTTGATTGACCCGAATGCAAGGTCGGAGCGAGTGAGGGTAAGGTATTGAAGGGCTCCAACAATGCTCTGATACATAGTAGGGTCGTGGAGAGGATCGCCCTCTGTGGCATGAAGTTTTTGACCAGTTATAGTTGGAGAAGCGCATGGTTTAGCCAAGTCCATTTGAGCACGGCGAAGTAGATCCGTGGCATATTTTGTTTGAGTAAGAGACAAGGAGGCGCATTGGTAGGAAGCTTCAATGCCAAGAAAGTAATGCAATTGGCCAAGGTCCTTCATGGCAAACAAGGAGCCCAATTTTTGAATGAGATAACTAATATGAGAAACATCATTAGCGGTGATGAGaatatcatcaacatagatGAGAAGGTACAGAAGGATGTTGTTATGACAATAAGTGAACAAGGAGGGATCCGCTTGTGAAGCCAAAAAACCAAGGTCCTCAAGATAATCCGAAAATCTTTGGAACCAAGTCCAAGGGGCCTGTTTCAAACCATAAAGGGACTTGTGAAGGCGGCAGACATGATCAGGGAAGATGGGATCTTCAAACCCATGGGGTTGGCGCATATCAACTTCTTTCGTCAAGTGACCATGGAGAAAGGCATTGTGGATGTCGAGTTGACGAATGGACCAACGCTTGGAGGTGGCCAATGCAAGAATAGTGCGGATAGTAGTATGTTTAACCACAGGATTGAAGGTCTCATTATAGTCCAAGCGCGGTTGTTGGTGAAATCCATTTGCTACAAGAGGTGCCTTGAAGCGCTCAATAGAACCGCCGGAACGGCGCTTGATTTTGTAGACCCATTTGTTGGAGAGCACATTCAGATCCAGAGTAAGGGGAACTAGACTCCAAGTACCATTACATTGCAGAGCATCAAACTCAGAACACATTGCCGCACGCCATTCAGGTTGTTTCTGTGCCTATCCAAAATTAGAGGGTTCAACAAGATCAGTGTCAATAGAAACAAGTAAAGCATACCTTGGATTTGGTTTAACAATTCCCCATTTGGAATGAGTAATCATGGAATGGGTAGAGGTTGGAGGGGCATGTGAGCTAGTATCGGATAGGCCTTGGTGGGGATTCTCGGTGTCACTAGAGGATGTAGGGGCTGGGATGTTTGGAGGCGCGTCAGTTGAGGCAGGGAGATGCTCTTGGTTTGGATCACTAGCAGGAGCATGGAGAGACAATGGACTCTCTTCGGATGGGCTTTGGGCATGCACTATGGCTGTATTGGGCAATTGGGTAGGGACTGAAATAGTCAAGGAGACCATAGGAGAGGAGGCATCCATGATAGTttttaagtgctaaaatattcatatttttagcccttaacttacatgttttaatcctttagttttagttaattcatgccacttaagttcctttatgtgttttccttatttttgtaggcttttggaagaaaaggaagtaaatctggaagatttgggctcaaagagagaattttggaaaagtggagtttctggtagtgtgatcgatcgcaggagacttgcgatcgagcacacacgggttgcgatcgattgcacccgtgcgttggagaattctagaagctgtgGACatactccctttccttccatattagggttttctaactCCTACTTGTAATAAGAATAAAACCatatgaattttctaggtttactagtgtgacaaggacttctaaagccctataaatagacctctaaaccttgagaataatcaagctggaaaagacacaactttgggagaggaattggaggctacctttcggttctttctttaccttttcctttttctttcattatgtgtaactaatttatttagtagggttagattgaagccctagttatgcttagttaatattcaatattgacgcctttgtgatgattatgttgtgatatttaacttggttaatgcctgctttcatgaatttctcaacatgtgcatgtggtatagattggttaattaaatcaatttagatgactgagtcctgagtttaacaaaagtaacaaaaaaaatccacaccgggttcttgggttaatcaacatggggaaccgggagtatacacccatgccctaggcctcatgtgtttgtcgatttccacagaatatatgctttcttaaagaacaacttagtatacactcatgctaaatcctttaagaaataaaagagttaaagtatacacctatgcctaactcgttgcttaggaaaatctatagcttaaggagtatacaccatgcccttaggttgacaaatattagatatacataacatgatcaaaacattggcatattgacatattatctaaatataattagtggtggatatcaaagccctacctttttattatcatcaaatcaaaaattcaatctttgttt
This window of the Corylus avellana chromosome ca5, CavTom2PMs-1.0 genome carries:
- the LOC132180481 gene encoding lipoamide acyltransferase component of branched-chain alpha-keto acid dehydrogenase complex, mitochondrial, encoding MMICWRILNRRSWNSCLRCRLCPYTSQALNPGPVASSELDPPFRRFASRIAFSTSASTSFRPAENRIFFNIPYTVKRCWFSSNALADLSVGGIVDVPLAQTGEGIAECELLKWFVQEGDQIDEFQPICEVQSDKATIEITSRYKGKVAQILYVPGNIVKVGETLLKIVVEEAQVPTLTHDVSENPVLTHDRLENAKSLGSELKKNNIGGVLSTPAVRNLAMQHGVDINDVLGSGKDGRVLKEDVLKYAVQKGIIKDPSASLIADVGRQFVDREEDQPHLSSEVRGDYEYEDKTVPLRGFQRTMVKSMSMAAKVPHFHYVDEINCNALSKLKTSFQDNNSDPDVKHTFLPLLIKSLSMALSKYPFMNSCFNDLSLEVILKGSHNIGIAMATPSGLVVPNIKTVQSLSILEITKELSRLQQAALGNKLNPEDICGGTITLSNIGAIGGKFGSPLLNLPEVSIIAIGRIQKVPQFADDGNLYPASIMTINIGADHRVLDGATVARFCNEWKQFVEKPELLMLHMK